From the Tetrapisispora phaffii CBS 4417 chromosome 10, complete genome genome, one window contains:
- the CBC2 gene encoding nuclear cap-binding protein subunit CBC2 (similar to Saccharomyces cerevisiae CBC2 (YPL178W); ancestral locus Anc_6.171) has product MSLAEFDEIKYDHSAERLDKPSLYLLKKARKNRANGLEQLRESTKSGTIYVGNLSFYTSEEQIYELFSKCGFIKRIIMGLDRFKFTPCGFCFVIFNTPEEALNAVKYLGDTKLDDRVITIDLDPGFEDGRQFGRGKSGGQVSDELKFEFDASRGGFAIPLANRIGNNNEVANNFGQNKFNQHNHSHHGRNFNGGRRNRFGSHQHIPSQKQQHMQSEGADQDMFPQSFPDNNENQDDAYSNLQNSDDNVNMGVEDTYIPE; this is encoded by the coding sequence ATGTCATTAGCGgaatttgatgaaattaagTATGACCACTCTGCTGAGAGATTGGATAAACCTTCATTGTATCTTTTGAAGAAGGCTAGAAAAAACCGTGCTAATGGTTTGGAGCAACTGCGTGAGTCAACAAAATCAGGTACTATTTACGTTGGTAATCTATCCTTTTACACTTCAGAAGAACAAATttatgaattattttctaaatgtgggtttataaaaagaattattatgGGTCTAGATAGGTTTAAATTTACTCCATGTGGGTTCTgttttgttatatttaatactCCAGAAGAGGCTCTAAATGCTGTGAAGTATTTAGGTGACACTAAACTGGACGACAGAGTTATCACGATTGATTTAGATCCTGGTTTTGAAGATGGAAGACAGTTTGGTAGAGGCAAGAGTGGTGGCCAAGTTAGtgatgaattgaaattcGAATTCGATGCGTCTAGAGGTGGGTTTGCTATTCCACTGGCTAATCGTATcggtaataataatgagGTAGCTAATAACTTCGGTCAAAACAAATTTAATCAACACAACCATTCACACCACGGTAGAAACTTTAACGGCggaagaagaaatagatTTGGATCACATCAACATATCCCCTCtcaaaaacaacaacacaTGCAAAGCGAAGGTGCTGATCAAGATATGTTCCCACAATCTTTCCCAGATAATAACGAAAACCAAGATGACGCTTACAGTAATCTGCAAAACAGCGATGATAACGTTAACATGGGTGTAGAAGATACATACATACCTGAATAA